One window of Opisthocomus hoazin isolate bOpiHoa1 chromosome 15, bOpiHoa1.hap1, whole genome shotgun sequence genomic DNA carries:
- the TTYH3 gene encoding protein tweety homolog 3 isoform X2, which translates to MAGVSYSPPWWVSLLHRLPHLSLRWELTAADFRPHDAEYQQALLLLGGIALSCLALDLLFLLFYSFWLCCRHRKSEEHLNADCCCTAWCVIIATLVCSAGIAVGFYGNGETSDGIHRLTYSLRHANRTVAGVQDRVLDTAVALNQTVEPNLLILEEMFTKQTDYLHVIQKLQGLLDDLVRQTTEIPFWKNEELSLEELAIQIDLYDWYRWLGYLGLLLFHVLICLLVLFGLIRNSRAILLGVCLLGVFALIVSWGSLGLELAVAVGSSDFCINPDAYVSKVIEENAVLSGDTLRYYITCSAGYPNPFQQKLSGSHKALVEMQDDVMELMRSASREHPTSKEYLTRIQEVLNSTEINLQQLTALVDCRSLHLDYIQALTGFCYDGVEGLIYLVLFSFVTALMFSSIVCSVPHTWQQKSTPPA; encoded by the exons GCCCTGTTGCTGTTGGGCGGCATCGCGCTCTCCTGCCTTGCTCTGGACCTGCTCTTCCTCTTGTTCTACTCGTTTTGGCTGTGTTGCCGCCATCGGAAGAGCGAAGAACATCTAAATGCTGACTGCTGCTGTACGGCGTGGTGTGTCATCATTGCAACCCTGGTGTGCAG TGCTGGAATTGCTGTTGGCTTCTATGGGAATGGAGAGACCAGTGACGGCATTCACCGGCTGACGTACTCGCTGCGCCATGCAAACCGCACTGTGGCGGGTGTCCAGGACCGG GTACTAGATACTGCAGTGGCCCTGAACCAAACAGTGGAACCAAACTTGCTCATCCTGGAGGAGATGTTCACAAAGCAAACAGACTACCTGCATGTTATCCAGAAACTGCAAGGTCTCTTGGATGATCTGGTCAGGCAAACAACTGAGATCCCCTTTTGGAAGAatgaagagctgtctctggagGAGCTGGCAATTCAGATTGACCTCTATGACTGGTACAG GTGGCTGGGGTACCTGGGCCTGCTCCTGTTCCATGTCCTGATATGCTTGCTGGTGCTCTTCGGGCTCATTAGAAACTCCAGGGCCATTCTTCTGGG GGTGTGCTTGCTTGGGGTGTTTGCCCTGATTGTCAGCTGGGGATCCCTGGGTCTGGAGTTGGCTGTCGCTGTG GGCTCCAGTGACTTCTGCATTAACCCCGATGCTTATGTCTCCAAAGTGATTGAAGAGAATGCAGTGCTTAGTGGTG ATACTCTCCGCTATTACATTACCTGTAGTGCTGGATACCCCAACCCTTTCCAGCAG AAGCTGTCAGGAAGTCACAAGGCTCTAGTGGAAATGCAAGATGATGTTATGGAACTCATGAGGTCAGCAAGCAGAGAGCACCCCACCTCTAAG GAGTATCTTACTCGGATCCAGGAGGTTTTAAATTCAACAGAAATCAACTTGCAGCAACTGACAGCTTTAGTAGACTGTCGGAGTCTGCATTTG GATTACATCCAGGCTTTGACGGGCTTTTGCTATGATGGAGTGGAAGGCCTCATCTACCTGGTTCTCTTCTCCTTTGTCACAGCCCTCATGTTCAGTTCCATTGTGTGCAGCGTCCCACACACTTGGCAGCAGAAGAG TACACCTCCAGCATGA
- the TTYH3 gene encoding protein tweety homolog 3 isoform X1 — protein MAGVSYSPPWWVSLLHRLPHLSLRWELTAADFRPHDAEYQQALLLLGGIALSCLALDLLFLLFYSFWLCCRHRKSEEHLNADCCCTAWCVIIATLVCSAGIAVGFYGNGETSDGIHRLTYSLRHANRTVAGVQDRVLDTAVALNQTVEPNLLILEEMFTKQTDYLHVIQKLQGLLDDLVRQTTEIPFWKNEELSLEELAIQIDLYDWYRWLGYLGLLLFHVLICLLVLFGLIRNSRAILLGVCLLGVFALIVSWGSLGLELAVAVGSSDFCINPDAYVSKVIEENAVLSGDTLRYYITCSAGYPNPFQQKLSGSHKALVEMQDDVMELMRSASREHPTSKEYLTRIQEVLNSTEINLQQLTALVDCRSLHLDYIQALTGFCYDGVEGLIYLVLFSFVTALMFSSIVCSVPHTWQQKRSSDDDGEEESAAQGSRQTHDNLYRVHMPSLYSCGSSYGSETSIPAAAHTVSNAPVTEYMSQNANFQNPRCENTPLIGRESPPPSYTSSMRAKYLATNQPRPDAGSVH, from the exons GCCCTGTTGCTGTTGGGCGGCATCGCGCTCTCCTGCCTTGCTCTGGACCTGCTCTTCCTCTTGTTCTACTCGTTTTGGCTGTGTTGCCGCCATCGGAAGAGCGAAGAACATCTAAATGCTGACTGCTGCTGTACGGCGTGGTGTGTCATCATTGCAACCCTGGTGTGCAG TGCTGGAATTGCTGTTGGCTTCTATGGGAATGGAGAGACCAGTGACGGCATTCACCGGCTGACGTACTCGCTGCGCCATGCAAACCGCACTGTGGCGGGTGTCCAGGACCGG GTACTAGATACTGCAGTGGCCCTGAACCAAACAGTGGAACCAAACTTGCTCATCCTGGAGGAGATGTTCACAAAGCAAACAGACTACCTGCATGTTATCCAGAAACTGCAAGGTCTCTTGGATGATCTGGTCAGGCAAACAACTGAGATCCCCTTTTGGAAGAatgaagagctgtctctggagGAGCTGGCAATTCAGATTGACCTCTATGACTGGTACAG GTGGCTGGGGTACCTGGGCCTGCTCCTGTTCCATGTCCTGATATGCTTGCTGGTGCTCTTCGGGCTCATTAGAAACTCCAGGGCCATTCTTCTGGG GGTGTGCTTGCTTGGGGTGTTTGCCCTGATTGTCAGCTGGGGATCCCTGGGTCTGGAGTTGGCTGTCGCTGTG GGCTCCAGTGACTTCTGCATTAACCCCGATGCTTATGTCTCCAAAGTGATTGAAGAGAATGCAGTGCTTAGTGGTG ATACTCTCCGCTATTACATTACCTGTAGTGCTGGATACCCCAACCCTTTCCAGCAG AAGCTGTCAGGAAGTCACAAGGCTCTAGTGGAAATGCAAGATGATGTTATGGAACTCATGAGGTCAGCAAGCAGAGAGCACCCCACCTCTAAG GAGTATCTTACTCGGATCCAGGAGGTTTTAAATTCAACAGAAATCAACTTGCAGCAACTGACAGCTTTAGTAGACTGTCGGAGTCTGCATTTG GATTACATCCAGGCTTTGACGGGCTTTTGCTATGATGGAGTGGAAGGCCTCATCTACCTGGTTCTCTTCTCCTTTGTCACAGCCCTCATGTTCAGTTCCATTGTGTGCAGCGTCCCACACACTTGGCAGCAGAAGAG AAGCTCAGATGATGATGGGGAAGAAGAATCAGCTGCTCAAGGGAGTAGACAAACACACGATAATCTTTACAGAGTGCACATGCCCAGCCTCTATAGCTGTGGGAGTAGTTATGGCAGTGAGACCAGCattccagcagcagcacacacagtCAGCAATGCTCCCGTCACGGAGTACAT GAGCCAGAATGCAAATTTCCAGAACCCCCGTTGCGAGAATACCCCGCTCATTGGCCGGGAGTCCCCACCTCCCTCA TACACCTCCAGCATGAGAGCCAAATACCTCGCCACCAACCAACCTCGTCCAGATGCTGGCAGtgtgcattaa